A window of Microcoleus sp. bin38.metabat.b11b12b14.051 genomic DNA:
TACATTACGAAAGTGATGGTGTGCAGGGGTTTTGACCCATTTTAGCTGCATTGCTTGCACTTTTTGAGGATTAAAACGAGCCAACGTCTCTTGCTGTAAGGGTTTTAGGCTTTTTCAGCAAGCCCTAATTATAAATACTTGCAAGTTTTGAAATTTCTTACACTCAAATCTAGCCCAGTCAAATAAATAATAGTAATTAGGTTCGTAGTGAGGACTTTAGTCCTTCTTTAGCCAAATCTCAAGAAGGACTAAAGTCCTCACTACAAACCTATAATTATAATAATTTAGGTTCGATTGTTCGGAATGTGAGTCCTTCCTCATCGAACTGAAGAAGGACTAAAGTCCTCACTACGAACCTATATGAGTGCAGTTGTGCGATCGCACCTAAGATGAGCCGTGATCGAAAACATCCTTGTACTGCAACAAATCCAAAGTTACAAACACAGGCAAACACTGAAAACATTGCTGTGCAACTTCCCAGCGTTCCTCTCGCTGCAACATAGCAGTCAGCTTTTGTTTAGCACTCAGCAAATAGCGAACATCGTTAGCAGCGTAGCTAAGTTGGTCATCGGAAAGATGCTCAGAATTTCCCCAATCCGAACTCTGAGAAGTCTTGTTGAGTTCTACTTTTTCCAACTCTTGGATTAACTCTTTAAGCCCGTGTCTATTAGTATAAGTTCTCGCTAACTTGCTCGCTATTTTTGTGCAGAAAATAGGTGCAATGTCAATACTCAAATTGTAACGCATTGTTGCCAGATCGAAGCGCGCAAAGTGAAATACCTTCTCAATATTTTCTGCTTCCATCAGCTTTTTCAAATTCGGCGCCGCCGTCTGGCCCTTAGCAATCCGCACCGCCGCAACTTTACCTTGCGGATCGCACAACTGCACCAAACACAAGCGATCGCGCCACGGTAGCAAACCCATCGTTTCCGTATCAACGGCGATCGCCTCAGCCGTCAAATAATAAGATAACAGAGCATCGGAAATATCGCGATCGCACACTTGAAAATCAGGAAATTGCATTATTGGTAATTGGGAATGGGGCATTGGGCATTGGGCATTGGGCATTGGGAATGGGGCATTGGGAATGGGGCATTGGGAATGGGGCATTGGGCATTGGGCATTGGGAGTAACTCACAAATCACAAACAACGCACTGCTAATGACTAATGACTAATGACTAATGACTTCTAATTACCGAGTTTTGACAAAAAGCTGAGTAAAATAATACTCGCCTTTGGCATTTTTGGCAATTGCAATACCTGTCAAATTAAACTGACCCTCGATATTCTTGCGGTGGCCATCACTTTTAATCCAACCCTCAACAGCATTGCGTACCGGGTCGCTGAAACCCATGTTGTAAGCAACATTTTCAGCGAAACTTTGATAGGGAACAGTAACTGCTTTCGCCCGGCCATCAAATCCATCGTGACTGAATTTAACTTTGCCGCTAGCCATATTTTCGCTGTGAATTCTTGCTATCTGACTAATTCGCGGATCGACACTCAGCGGTGGCAATTTTTTTGAGGCTCGATATTGATTGATCTGTTGGTTAACAGCTTTTTCTAAGTCAGCAATTGAACTCGTTGCAGCAATATTAGTATTCATGGGAGTTTCTGGGAGCGATCGCGCAAGAATGGACTCTGCACAATTAGGCAGGATTGTCAACAATCCCAAGGACATTAAAATCAAAGCTTTGGACATGAACTATTAGCACCAGATAAAGAAAACCGGGCGGTTGGAAACCGCGGCGACACAGACAAAACCCGCCTCCGCGGGTTGAAGAGTAGCCGATGAAAATTACGTTTTTTTCTTCCGTCGGCGTCCGGCGGACATTGTTTGTGTAGACGCGGTTTCAACCGCCGTCTGATTTATTTTCTTCCGTCGGCGTCCGGCGGACATTGTTTGTGTAGACGCGGTTTCAACCGCCGTCTGACCATTCCTACAGGGCGATCGCCCAAAATTCCGCTCGCGCTAGATATTCAGAACCTTCGCCACAGTCTGAACGTCTTTGTCACCGCGTCCCGAACAGTTGAGGACAATGCGCGGACTGCCGCTTAGCTGAGGACACAGAGTCTCCAAATAGGCGATCGCGTGAGCAGTTTCCAAAGCCGGAATAATCCCCTCCAACTGCGAAAGACGCTGAAAAGCATCCAAAGCTTGCTGATCGGTAACACTATAATATTCAGCCCGGCCCGCATCCTTCAAATAACTGTGTTCCGGCCCGACACCAGGATAATCCAAACCAGCACTAATCGAATGCGGCTCAATTACTTGACCCTCATCATCTTGCAATAGATAACTCATTGCACCGTGCAGAACACCGACAGTTCCCATAGTCAAAGTAGCAGCGTGTTTATCAGTTTCCACACCTTCGCCCGCCGCTTCAACACCAATCAATCTGACAGATTCTTCCCCAACAAACTCGTGGAAAAGACCCATTGCATTAGAACCGCCACCGACACAAGCTAATAAAATATCCGGCAAACCGCCCCACTTTTCCTGACATTGAGCGCGGGTTTCTACACCAATAATTGCATGGAAATCGCGCACCATCATCGGGTAAGGATGCGGCCCCGCTACGGAACCGAGAATATAATGAGTTGTCTCAACATTTGTCACCCAATCGCGAATCGCTTCCGAAGTCGCATCTTTGAGAGTTCCCGTACCCGCCGAAACCCCGCGTACTTCCGCTCCCATCAAGCGCATTCTAAACACATTTAAAGCCTGTCTTTCCATGTCGTGAACGCCCATGTAGACAACGCACTGTATGCCGAAACGAGCGCAAACTGTTGCAGTCGCAACGCCGTGCTGACCTGCACCAGTTTCAGCAATTACGCGCTGTTTCCCCATGCGTTTTGCTAACAATGCTTGAGCTAAAGCGTTGTTAATTTTGTGAGCTCCAGTGTGGTTTAAATCTTCGCGTTTGAGGTAAATTTGCGCGCCGGTACCATCGGGTTTAGCGTAGTGTTCGGTAAGGCGTTCGGCAAAATACAAAGGGCTGGGGCGGCCGACATAATCTTTGAGTAATCCTTGGAGTTGCTGTTGAAATTCCGGATCTTTTCGGTATTTGTGAAAAGCGGCTTCGAGTTCAAACAAAGCCGGCATCAGGGTTTCAGGGACGTATTTGCCGCCGAATTTGCCGAATCTGCCGAGGGAGTCGGGGCGTTGGGCGGTGGTTTCGGTGGTGAGACGCAGGGGGGTGACAGTCATAGGATTTTAGATTTTAGATTTTAGATTTTTAGATTCGCAGGTAAGCTAGAGGCGGGCGTATCGATCGCACGCTGAGTCGATCGTACCAAATTGCTTGGGGACTTGAGGCGATCGAACAAATTTCATTTTGACATCATTCCCAGCCGTACCGCGGGATGCCTAAACATCGCCCGGAAAGGTTTCTGCTTCTGTCCATTGCTGGATTTTCGCAACGGGTGCATCTCAATGAAGGCAAATATGTTTGTAGGGGCGAAGCATGACCTCCGTCAATATGGGATTATAACTAATAACTTATATGCGGTCATGCTTCGCCCTCTTCAAAAGTGAGATGCACCCTTTCGCAACTATCCTACGAGAATCCTGTGGCATGGCTGTCTTAGGTTCACTGCACAGGCTGACTTAGGCTTGCCCTGCCGCCAGAACATTTTTACTTGCCTTGATATTTCGGTCATTATTAACCGCAGAATTGTACATTAGATTGAGGAACCATTAGCAGATCTCACTTGTTTCAGTTATTCTTACAAAACAGGAAACCAAAATCGTGAATATCGACATTCGTTATAAACCTTCCTTTGCCACAATTTTTCTTACCCTCGAACCTGGAGAAAGCATTATTGCTGAATCAGGAGCGATGATAGCAATGGATGCAGCACTCACCATGAAAACAGAATTTAATGGAGGTTTTTTGTCAGGCCTATTAAAAAAGTTTTTTGGAGGTGAATCGCTGTTCGTAAATCGATTTACAAATCCAACACGGCAGTCTCTCCAAGTCGTTCTTTCTCAATCGACAATCGGAGATATTGCCGAAGCTCAAGTCTACGAAAATAACCTGTGCTTTCAACCAGGTGCTTATATTGCCAGTACCCCCGATATCAAATTAGGCGTGCGCTGGGCTGGATTGTCAAGTTGGTTTTCGGGAGAAGGCTTATTTAAATTGCAAGCCAGCGGACAGGGAACAGTATTTTTTGGTGCCTATGGTGGTTTGACTCGCAAGCAAATTAATGGTGATTTTATTGTCGATACAGGGCATTTAGTAGCTTATGAGTCGGGAATGAAAATGTCAGTAAAAATGGCAGGCGGATTATTAGGCTCCATCACATCTGGGGAAGGGTTTGTTAATAAAGTCACGGGCAAAGGAACGATTTACTTGCAATCCAGAAGTATCGACGGTTTAGTTCAATTTTTATCAAGTAAAGTTTGAGTTGCCAGCGAATATACCCATTACCTACTACCGAATATGAAAATTGAACTTTTACAACAACCCGACAGCACAATCGCCCGTATCACTCTAAATGCAGGGGAAGAAATCGTTGCCGAAGCAGGTGCAATGGTGGCAATGAGTGGCAATCTACAAGCAAGTACGACATTGCGCCAAGGCAAAGGTGGCGGTATTCTCGGCGGACTCAAACGCATGATTGGTGGAGAGTCGCTATTTTTAAGTGTATTTCGATCGCCAACACCGGAAAATACACTATTTTTAGCACCCAAAATGTTAGGTGATATGCTGCACTATCAAATGGGGAAGAGTGGCTTAGTCGTACAAGCAGGTTCCTACTTAGCCAGCACATCTGATGTCAATATAGACTTGGGTTTTCAAGGCTTCAAATCACTTTTTTCTGGAGAAAGTATCTTCTGGCTGGATATCAGCGGTCAAGGAGACTTACTTTTGAGTTCCTTCGGCGCAATTTACGAAGTTCCCGTCAAAGGAGAATACATTGTTGATACAGGTCATATTGTCGCTTTTGAGAAAACTTTAACTTTTGAAATTACTAAACCTCCAGGAAGTAGTTGGGTGAGTACATTTCTCGGTGGAGAGGGTTTAGTTTGTCGGTTTAAAGGCAACGGTCGCCTTTTTTGTCAAACCCACAATGCTCCAGCATTCGGTCAAGTTGTCGGCGGTCGTTTACCTCCCAGGTAGCAAGAGAGAAAGATGAGGAGACGGGGAAACAAGGGAGATCGATAAGGGTGCATCTCACTTTTGAAGAGGGCGAAGCATGACCGCATATAAGTTATTAGTTATAATCCCATATTGACTGCGGTCATGCTTCGCCCCTACAAACATATTTTCCAAAGTGAGATACACCCGATCGATAAAGTTAATTAATTACCTATTTCCCGTATCAACTGTCAACTATCAACTGTCAACTGTCAACTATCAACTGTCAACTATCAACTATCAACTATCAACTTATATGCCTAGCAATATCTCATATACAATCGAGCATTCTCCATCCTATGCCCAACTAAAACTCAAAATTCCTGCCAACCAAACAGTGTTGGTAGAATCTTCTGGTATGGCAGCAATGGATAGTCACATCACCCTGAAATCAAAAGTCAAAGGAGGCTTAATGAAAGGCCTCACGCGAATGTTAGCAGGCGAGTCCTTGTTTATCACCGAATTTAGTGCGCCCGAACGTTCTGGAACACTTTACGTTTCCCCTGGAGTTCCCGGTGATATTCAACATTATCACCTCAATGGAAATAGTTTGATGATGCAATCTTCTGCGTTTGTGGCATCGAGTTCTACTGTAGACATTGATACTAAATTTCAGGGATTAAAAGGCTTCTTTAGTGGCGAATCTCTGTTTTTTCTGAAAGCAACTGGACAAGGCGATATTTGGTTTAATTCCTATGGCGCAATCCTGGAAATTCCGGTGAATGGAAGTTACATCGTAGATACCGGTTATATCGTCGCCTTTGAGGATACACTGAATTATAATGTTGAAGTCATGGGCGGGCTATCCTGGAAAAACTTGAGGACGGGAATTTTAGGTGGAGAGGGCTTGGTTTGTCGTTTCAGTGGAGAGGGGAAACTGTGGATACAGTCTCGCAACCTGTTTCCTCTGATCAACTTTTTAAATCCCTTCCGCCCGACAAAAAACAATTAGTTTGATGCCGGTCTAGAACTTGTAGGATGCGTTAAGTATCGCAACGCATCCATGATAATATAATAATTTAAAAATATTATGACCGATCGCAATCCACCTACAAGTAACAGACAACTGCTAATCATATTGGGGATTTTCCTAGGATTAGGATGTTTATTGCTTTGGGGAACCATCAAACTGCTAGATGGGCTGATTTTATTAATTCCGCCCGAACTCGAACAGCGGTTGGGGGCGTTAGTTATCCCAGCTTACGAACGTCTTGCAGAATCTTCTCCGGCACAAGATACCGTCAATCAACTTCTCGATCGCCTGGAAACTAAATTACCAAAAGAAAAAAATATCGATCGCAACTATCGACTACTGTACATTCCCGATGATACCATAAACGCGCTAGCCTTACCCGGAGATACAATTATTGTTTATCGGGGTTTAATACAGCAATTAGAATCGGAAAACGAGTTAATGATGATCTTAGGTCATGAGTTGGGTCATTTCGCCCATCGCGATCATTTGCGCGGAATTGGGCGAGGATTGGCATTACAATTTGTGGTATCTGTGTTTGCAGGCGATACAGGTGGGCTGGCGAATCTTGCTGCTGCGATCGCTTCCAATTTAAGCAAAGCCCAATTTTCTCGCAATCAGGAAGCCCAAGCCGATGAATTTGGCTTACAACTCCTCGTTTCCCATTACGGACACGCGGCAGGCGCCACAGACTTTTTCCAGCGATTGGCGAAACAACCTCACTTAGATATTGCTTTGTTAGCGACTCATCCGGCACCTGGCGATCGCAGTATCACGTTAACACGAACGATCGCCCAACGTCGCTATCTGATGCAAGAGCGATCGCCTTTACCCGCAACACTTAAGGCGATGGATAATCAAAGGCTTAATAATTCGCTAAATCCTTGAGTCGTTAATACACTAGGTATAATATCAGAGTCTCAGCGGGCGATCGCAACTTTACTCAATTCACTAAAACTAGAAATACCCTAAAAAATCTTCAACCATTATAACACATGGCAGCATCCAAACCAAAAAAATCAGACAACAAAACAACCGACGGCAAACGCATAGTTTACTCCGAGTTTGGTAACTACGAAAACTCAGCCGCCCTCGAACGAGGAACGCCGGAAGCTCCCCCAAATCAACAAAATATTAAAGTAGAAGCATCCCGAAAAGGACGCGGCGGCAAAACCGTTACAGTCATCAGCGGCTTTCAAGAAAAACCTGAAACTTTAGCAGACTTAGCCAAGCAGCTAAAAGCCCAATGCGGCACAGGTGGCACAGTCAAGGAAAATGAAATCGAAATTCAAGGCGAACACAAACAAAAGATTGCCGAAATTCTCAAAAAATTAGGATACAAAGCTAAAATTAGCGGTGGATAAATTAACTTCAAAATAAGGTTCGTAGTAAGGACTTTAGTCCTTCCCAGGTTCGTAGTAAGGACTAAAGTCCTTCCCAGGTTCGTAGTAAGGACTTTAGTCCTCTCCAGGTTCGTAGTAAGGACTTTAGTCCTTCCCAGGTTCGTAGTAAGGACTTTAGTCCTCTCCAGGTTCGTAGTAAGGACTTTAGTCCTTCTTAGGTTCGTAGTAAAGACTTTAGTCTTTTGAATCAAGAACGGACTGAAGTCCGCACTACGAACCAATAACTTCTTCCTTCAATTAAGGAGTAACGAAGAACGGACTGAAGTCCGCACTACGAACCAATAACTTCTTCCTTCAATTAATGAGTAACGAAGAACGGACTTCAGTCCGTACTACGAACCAACAACTTCTTTATTCTTCCTTCTTCCGTCTTCCTTCTTCCTTCTTCCTTCATTTATGTACACTAGACCATTAGCCCGTTTAATCGAACAATTGCAGCGCTTACCAGGAGTCGGCCCGAAAACTGCACAACGACTCGCTTTACATATTTTAAAACGACCCGAAGAAGATGTGCAAGCCCTAGCTCAATCTTTGATTGATGCCAAAAAACAAGTCGGTTTCTGTAAGGTATGCTTTCACTTATCCGCTGAACCTGTTTGCGACATTTGTCGCAACACTAACCGCGACAGTTCTACGATTTGTGTAGTGTCAGAATCCCGTGATGTAATTGCTTTAGAAAAAACGCGGGAATACATAGGTAAATATCATGTTGTTGGCGGTGTTATCTCGCCGATGGATGGAATTGGCCCGGAACAATTGAACATTCAACCGTTAGTTCGCCGCGTTAGCCAGCAAAAGATTGGTGAGGTAATTATTGCCATTAGTCCTAGCGTGGAAGGTGAAACTACTACTCTTTACATCGGTCATTTATTGAAACCTTTTACCAAAGTGACGCGAATAGCTTTTGGTTTGCCGATGGGGGGAGATTTGGAATATGCTGATGAGGTAACTTTGGCTCGCGCTTTGGAAGGGAGGAGGGAATTGGATTAGGTGAATTGAATGAGATGAGGAATGAACCGCGAAGGCGCTAAGGACACGAAGGAAGATCGGAGAAGGGGATGAGTTGATAGTTGATATTTAAATTGCTCTTTCTTTAGTATATGCGATTGCTTAGCACAGTATCTCTCTTGCAAAAGTCCTTTAATCACATTTAGGAACGGGCATCTTGCCCGTTCCACAGAAAAAAAATAGGAACGGGCAAGATGCCCGTTCCACACACAGAAAAATTGTGGAACGGGCATCTTGCCCGTTCCTAGCTATTTTTGTAAAAGGTCTACTGAACAATGATAATCTTGTAAAAAAGGTTAAACTTAACAAAGTTACTAAAAGCAAAAATCATGACCCAATTCGATCGCCCTTTAAGCTACCCGACAACCCACAAAACCGAGCAAACAGACGACTACCACGGCGTTACGGTATCAGACCCCTACAGGTGGCTGGAAGACCCCGAATCTGAGGAAACTCAAGCCTGGGTGGAAGCTCAAAATTCAGTCACTTTCGGCTACCTCAGCGAAATTCCGGCGCGGGAAAAAATCAAGCAGCGGCTGACTCAACTCTGGGATTATGAGAAGTATGGCATACCTTTTAAACAGGGCGATCGCTATTTTTACTACAAGAATGACGGTCTGCAAAATCAATCTGTACTCTATACTTTACCATCCCTCGACGGCGAACCACAAGTATTAATTGATCCCAACACACTCTCAGAAGACGGAACCGTTGCTCTGGGTGGCATAGCTATCAGCGAAGATGGCAAGCTTATGGCCTATGGTTTGTCAACTTCTGGTTCCGATTGGCAGGAATGGAAGGTGCGCGATGTGGAAACCGGCGCAGATTTATCAGACCATTTAAAATGGCTGAAATTCTCAGGAGCATCCTGGACTCACGACGGCAAAGGTTTTTTTTACAGTCGCTACGACGAACCTAACGAAAAAACCAAACACGAAGACGTTAACTATTACCAAAAGCTCTTTTACCACCAAATCGGTACGCCTCAGTCTGAAGACGTATTAATCTACGAGCGTCCTGACGAAAAAGAGTGGGGATTTAGCGGCGGCGTCACCGAGGATGGTCGCTATTTAATTGTATCAGTTTGGCAGGGAACTGAAACGAAAAACTTGATTTTCTACAAGGATTTAACTGCACCGGAATCAAGCGTTGTCGAACTAATTAACGAATTCGAGTCGGAGTACAGTTTCATCGACAATGATGGCTCGCTTTTTTGGTTTCAAACAGATTTGAATGCTCCGCTGGGCCGCGTAATTGCGATCGACATTAACAACCCTCCTCCGTCATCCCTCGCTGGCGGTGACAGTCAAGGGAAATTCACCGAAATCATTCCCGAAGCCACCGAAACCCTTGGAGGTATTGGTCTTCTCAACAATCAATTTGTTGCTTCCTACCTGAAAGACGCCTACACCCAGATTAAAATCTTCAACTTAGATGGCTCATTCGTGCGAGAAGTCGCGTTACCGGGAATTGGTTCGGCGGGAGGATTCGGCGGCAAGCGTCACGATACGGATACCTTTTATGCTTACACCAGTTTCACTGCGCCGAACACCATCTACCGCTACAATATGGTGACGGATGAAAGTTCAATTTATCGGCAGCCGAATGTCGAGTTTAATCCCGAGGATTACGAGACAAAACAAGTATTTTACCCCAGCAAAGATGGTACGCAAGTACCGATGTTTATTACCCACAAGAAAGGTTTGAAACTGGATGGCAATAATCCCACATACCTTTACGGATACGGTGGTTTTAGTATCTCGCTAACTCCGAGTTTTTCTGTTAGCAGGGTTGTTTGGTTGGAGATGGGCGGAGTTTATGTCACAGCCTGTTTGCGGGGAGGTGGCGAGTACGGGGAATCGTGGCACCAAGCTGGCACTAAGTTGAAGAAGCAAAATGTGTTTGACGATTTTATCAGCGCTGCGGAATGGTTGATCGAAAATAAGTATACCAAACCGGCTAAATTGGCGATCGCAGGTGGTAGCAATGGCGGTTTATTGGTGGGGGCTTGCATGACTCAGCGGCCGGAATTGTTCGGCGCAGCGTTGCCGGCTGTCGGCGTTTTGGATATGTTGCGCTTCCACAAATTTACCATTGGTTGGGCCTGGACTTCGGAATATGGTTCGGCGGAAAATGCCGCAGAATTTCCTACAATTTACGGCTATTCTCCGCTGCACAATCTGAAAGCGGGAACTGCTTACCCGGCGACAATGATTACAACTGCCGATCGCGACGATAGAGTTGTTCCCGCCCACAGTTTCAAGTTTGCATCGGCTTTGCAAGCAGCCCATGCGGGAGAAAAGCCCGTGTTAATTCGCATTGAAACAAAAGCGGGACACGGTGCGGGAAAACCCACTGCGAAAATTATTGAAGAATTAGCAGATGAATGGGCTTTTTTAGTGAGCGAACTCGATATTAACCTTTAACCAGGACAGATTGGGGTTGCATCCGAGGGAATACCCACTGTGGATAGTGCGTATTCCCTCGGATAGGTGTGCCACACCACCAAGCACCTAACCTGCTGGTACGCACCTTCTAGCTAACTGTAGTGCTGGAGACATTTTTTTGCGATCATCTGGTGTTCCATACTTAAATATAGCAATGGTTCACGAGTTTTCTCCGCGGATAGCCGAAACCCATAGCAGAAATAGTGCCAATTTGTCAACTACCATTAATCTTAATTAATATTAAATTATGTTAATTAATGTATTTTTATTGGTCGTGAGCGGATATTTTTGATATCGATTCGCTGCATCCTGAGGAAGCTAACGGTGGGTGTCAACTGTCAAAAGTAGTATATCGAATATAAAGTGAAAATTATTCCCAAGCTGTGTAACAGATTTTTTCAGTGAATTTACGGGGATAATTTTCAAAAAAATCACACTTGTCACTGTACTGAGTATCGGCATATTAGCATATCTGCTGCTTTTTTGTTCGCAAATACGTAAGTAACGTAACTCTAAATCTCGCATTTCTCGTCTAGCCAATCCTGAAAAAAACAAAATTGAAGGGCGCATTCCAAGCCACGAAATGCCCGGCGGTTAAAGAGTTGTGGTCATTCGTTACTGATAAAAACTAGCGCGTGGATACACCATTACCTGTCGAAGTATTTTCTAAAAGTCAACATTTAACAAAACACGTAAGTATTTAATTATTCTTTAAAAAAGAATTCATTGAAAATTTATATTTTGATGTTTATCGAATTTTTCAAAAGGGGGTAGGTTAGAACTGACAATTAAATCAGCGACTTATGAAAACGATCCCCACTATGTCTAATTTGCCAACCGTACAAACACCCAAACCTACTCAGATTGCCCCTGAAAGCAACTTATTTATTCCGCAACTAGAAAGCTCTTATCCAGAAAGTGCATCGAAAAAAAATCTAGTATTTATTGACTCCCGAGTCGAAAACTACGGGCAATTGATCGGTGGTATCAAACCAGGGACGGAAGTATTTGTACTCAATCCAACCAAAGATGCGATCGCCCAAATCACCCAAATTTTAGGTCAGCGCCATAGCATCAACAGCCTGCACATAGTTTCTCACGGCCGAGAAGCAGCATTAGAAATCGGTTCCACAGAACTGAATAGCGACAACCTAGAAACCTACAGCAGCCAGTTGCAGCAGTGGCGAAAAGCCCTCGGCTCCGAAGGCAACATTCTGATTTACGGCTGTAACGTAGCCGCAGGTGAATCAGGGCTTAAATTCATAGAAAAACTTAGTAAATTAACGGGATCACATATTGCCGCTTCCAAAAATTTGACTGGAAGTGCAGCACTAGGTGGCGACTGGAAATTAGAAATTGCCACAGGACGAATCAATGCGGATCTGGCCTTTAAAAAAGAAGTTCTAGAAGCTTACACATCTGTCCTGTCAACATTAGTTTCCGAAACCTTTCAAAATTTAACAGCACTAGGGCCTTGGATTTATGGAGCCAACGCCATTGCAAACAATCCGGGATTAACAGCAGGTGCACCCAATCTCAACAACATTATTCCCAATTTAGGAACAAACGATCCGGCAGGTAGCGGCTCTTTGAGATTAACATCAGCCGGAGGCAACCAATCATCTTTTGTCATCTACAACAACCCCATCTCGGCCGTTGACGGGCTCAAAGTTACCTTTGATTTAGCTGCTTACGGTGGCAATGGTGCCGATGGGGTTAGTTTTTTCTTAATTGATGGAACAACTACGCCAACAGCAGCAGGAGGCTTCGGGGGTTCTCTGGGCTATGCTCCCAACACAAATAATGCTATTCCCGTACCAGGGATTGCAGGAGGTTATTTAGGTATCGGGTTAGACGAATACGGTAATTTTTCCGATCCCAATGAAGGGCGTAACGGCGGCCCAGGACGGATACTTGATTCAATCACAATCAGAGGTAGGGAAGTCGCACCCATACCATATAACTTTTTACAGACTGCTACCGTTCCCGGTGGCGTAGATACTCCTACCGCCACCACTCGCGCCCAAGCTACAAAAAAAGTTCAAATTACATTACTGCCCGGTACCAATGCTCTGACAGTGGCGATCGACACTAACGGCGACGGCGTATTCGGGCCGGGCGAAACATTGATCACCATACCAAATTTGGTCACGGTAAACGGAGCAATACCGCCTACTTTTAAATTTGGTTTCGCTAGCTCCACAGGGGGCTCGACAAACATTCACGAAATTGCTAATCTCGCTGTTGAAAGTATCAACACTCCTGTAACCCAAGCTGATATTTCGGTTGCTAAAAGTGGCCCCCCGTTAGCAGTTTCAGGCAGCAATATTACCTATACAATTACTG
This region includes:
- a CDS encoding ribonuclease D; amino-acid sequence: MQFPDFQVCDRDISDALLSYYLTAEAIAVDTETMGLLPWRDRLCLVQLCDPQGKVAAVRIAKGQTAAPNLKKLMEAENIEKVFHFARFDLATMRYNLSIDIAPIFCTKIASKLARTYTNRHGLKELIQELEKVELNKTSQSSDWGNSEHLSDDQLSYAANDVRYLLSAKQKLTAMLQREERWEVAQQCFQCLPVFVTLDLLQYKDVFDHGSS
- a CDS encoding CAP domain-containing protein, with amino-acid sequence MSKALILMSLGLLTILPNCAESILARSLPETPMNTNIAATSSIADLEKAVNQQINQYRASKKLPPLSVDPRISQIARIHSENMASGKVKFSHDGFDGRAKAVTVPYQSFAENVAYNMGFSDPVRNAVEGWIKSDGHRKNIEGQFNLTGIAIAKNAKGEYYFTQLFVKTR
- the trpB gene encoding tryptophan synthase subunit beta gives rise to the protein MTVTPLRLTTETTAQRPDSLGRFGKFGGKYVPETLMPALFELEAAFHKYRKDPEFQQQLQGLLKDYVGRPSPLYFAERLTEHYAKPDGTGAQIYLKREDLNHTGAHKINNALAQALLAKRMGKQRVIAETGAGQHGVATATVCARFGIQCVVYMGVHDMERQALNVFRMRLMGAEVRGVSAGTGTLKDATSEAIRDWVTNVETTHYILGSVAGPHPYPMMVRDFHAIIGVETRAQCQEKWGGLPDILLACVGGGSNAMGLFHEFVGEESVRLIGVEAAGEGVETDKHAATLTMGTVGVLHGAMSYLLQDDEGQVIEPHSISAGLDYPGVGPEHSYLKDAGRAEYYSVTDQQALDAFQRLSQLEGIIPALETAHAIAYLETLCPQLSGSPRIVLNCSGRGDKDVQTVAKVLNI
- a CDS encoding TIGR00266 family protein, with amino-acid sequence MNIDIRYKPSFATIFLTLEPGESIIAESGAMIAMDAALTMKTEFNGGFLSGLLKKFFGGESLFVNRFTNPTRQSLQVVLSQSTIGDIAEAQVYENNLCFQPGAYIASTPDIKLGVRWAGLSSWFSGEGLFKLQASGQGTVFFGAYGGLTRKQINGDFIVDTGHLVAYESGMKMSVKMAGGLLGSITSGEGFVNKVTGKGTIYLQSRSIDGLVQFLSSKV
- a CDS encoding TIGR00266 family protein gives rise to the protein MKIELLQQPDSTIARITLNAGEEIVAEAGAMVAMSGNLQASTTLRQGKGGGILGGLKRMIGGESLFLSVFRSPTPENTLFLAPKMLGDMLHYQMGKSGLVVQAGSYLASTSDVNIDLGFQGFKSLFSGESIFWLDISGQGDLLLSSFGAIYEVPVKGEYIVDTGHIVAFEKTLTFEITKPPGSSWVSTFLGGEGLVCRFKGNGRLFCQTHNAPAFGQVVGGRLPPR
- a CDS encoding TIGR00266 family protein, whose protein sequence is MPSNISYTIEHSPSYAQLKLKIPANQTVLVESSGMAAMDSHITLKSKVKGGLMKGLTRMLAGESLFITEFSAPERSGTLYVSPGVPGDIQHYHLNGNSLMMQSSAFVASSSTVDIDTKFQGLKGFFSGESLFFLKATGQGDIWFNSYGAILEIPVNGSYIVDTGYIVAFEDTLNYNVEVMGGLSWKNLRTGILGGEGLVCRFSGEGKLWIQSRNLFPLINFLNPFRPTKNN
- a CDS encoding M48 family metallopeptidase gives rise to the protein MTDRNPPTSNRQLLIILGIFLGLGCLLLWGTIKLLDGLILLIPPELEQRLGALVIPAYERLAESSPAQDTVNQLLDRLETKLPKEKNIDRNYRLLYIPDDTINALALPGDTIIVYRGLIQQLESENELMMILGHELGHFAHRDHLRGIGRGLALQFVVSVFAGDTGGLANLAAAIASNLSKAQFSRNQEAQADEFGLQLLVSHYGHAAGATDFFQRLAKQPHLDIALLATHPAPGDRSITLTRTIAQRRYLMQERSPLPATLKAMDNQRLNNSLNP
- a CDS encoding translation initiation factor; this encodes MAASKPKKSDNKTTDGKRIVYSEFGNYENSAALERGTPEAPPNQQNIKVEASRKGRGGKTVTVISGFQEKPETLADLAKQLKAQCGTGGTVKENEIEIQGEHKQKIAEILKKLGYKAKISGG
- the recR gene encoding recombination mediator RecR — encoded protein: MYTRPLARLIEQLQRLPGVGPKTAQRLALHILKRPEEDVQALAQSLIDAKKQVGFCKVCFHLSAEPVCDICRNTNRDSSTICVVSESRDVIALEKTREYIGKYHVVGGVISPMDGIGPEQLNIQPLVRRVSQQKIGEVIIAISPSVEGETTTLYIGHLLKPFTKVTRIAFGLPMGGDLEYADEVTLARALEGRRELD